The following is a genomic window from Candidatus Zixiibacteriota bacterium.
CGGCATGCTCAAAAAGCGGGTGGCCTATGCCGACGTGGTGAGCAACGATTTTCTCGCGCAATGATCGGACGCGGCCGTCTGCTCCTCTATCGCCTGCTGTTCGGCCTCGCCCTCGTCGGCGCCTGGGAATGGTGCTCGGGGAGGATCATCGACCCCTTCTGGGTATCCAGCCCGTCGCGGGTCTTCGGCTATCTCTACGAGGTCGTCGCCGACGGCTCGATCTTCGGCCATCTCGCCGTCACGCTCTACGAGACCTTCACCGGCTTCTTCATCGGCGCCGTCAGCGGCATCGGCCTCGGCTTTGCGCTCGGCCGGCGCGAGCTGCTGGCCCAGATCGTCGATCCCTACGTCGTCGCCTTCAACGGGATACCGCGCATCGCGCTCGCGCCGCTGTTCATCATCTGGTTCGGTATCGGCCCGACCTCGAAGATCATCCTCGTGGTGATGGTCGTTTTCTTTCTCACTTTCTTCAACACCTACGCGGGCGTCAAAGGCGTCGATGCCGAGCTGAAGAACATCCTGCGCGTCATGGGGGCCACCGAACGGCAGATCCTGACGAAGATCGTCATGCCCGCGATCGTTCCCTGGATCACCACCGGCCTCAAGATCAGCGTTCCCTACGCGATCGTCGGAGCGGTCGTCGGCGAGTTCATCGCCGCGAGCAAAGGGCTCGGCTACCTGATCCATTACAACACCTCGCTTTTCTCGACCACGGGCGCGCTCGGCGGCATCCTGGTTCTCGCCCTCGTGGTCGTCGTGTGCAACGAGGCGATCAACCGCGCCGAAGCCTACCTCCTCCGCTGGCGGCCGTCGGAGCGGCGCGGGGGCGAGGGAGAACTGTACTGATCGTCCGCCCCCCGTTCGAGAGCTCGAGGCGCCGCACGTTTTCTCCGGAGGAAACGGCCGGCGGTTCGAAAGGTTCGAACGTGCAGGGCATCTATTGACCCGCGCTTTCGATCCTTCTACTAAGGAGTTCATTGGCAGCTGGAGGTCCAAGGAATGCGGACCGTCTGCAAGCTTGCGAATCGACGATTTCAGCCCGTTTACGGCATCCGGGCAGCGAGCCGGGAGGAACCATGAAACGAAGCATCGACCGAATCCTCACCACCCACGCGGGCGCCCTGCCCCAGCCCGCCGACCTCAAGCAAATGCACGCCGCGCGGACGAGCGGACAGGAGATCGACGAAAGGGCGTTCGCGCGGCGCGTGAGAGAGGCCGTGGCCGAGGCGGTCAAGAAACAGATCGCGTGCGGTCTCGACGTCATCAACGACGGCGAGGTCGGGAAATCCAACTTTTCCCGCTACGCGCGCGAGCGGCTGAGCGGTTTCATCGAGCGCGAAGCGAAGCCGGGGGAACGCGTCTCGACCATCTTCGCTCGCGACCTCGTGGAATTCGAGAGCTACTTCAGGAGCCGGGTGAACCGCGGCGACAACGTCAAGCGGGTTTTCTGCAACGCGCCGCTCCGGTACGTCGGGCACGAAAGCCTGCGGCGCGAGATCGAGGACTTCAAAGCCGCCCTTGAAGGGCAAAGCTACGAGGAGGCGTTCCTTCCGGCCGTGGCTCCGGGCACGATCGAGCACTGGATGAAGAACGACTACTACCCCGACGACGAGTCTTACCTTTTCGCGATCGCCGACGCCATGCACGAGGAGTACAAGGCGATCGTGGAAGCCGGCTTCTTGCTCCAGATCGACGATCCCGATCTGCCGGACGGCTGGCAGTTCATGTCGCACATGAGCGTGCCGGAATACCGCAAATACGCCGAGCTGCGCGTCGACGCGCTGAACCACGGCCTGCGGGGCATCCCGCCGGAAAAGGTGCGGTTCCATACCTGCTGGGGGAGCTACCACGGACCGCACAAGCACGACATCCCGCTGCGGGACATTGTCGACTTGATCCTCAAGGTCCGCGCCGGCGCCTATTCGATCGAAGCGGCCAATCCCCGCCACGAGCACGAGTGGCGGGTCTGGCAGGAGGTCAGGTTTCCCGAAGGGAAAGTGCTGGTGCCGGGCGTCGTCGGTCATGCGACGGACATCATCGAGCACCCCCAGGCGATCGCCGACCGGCTGGTGCGCTACGCGAAGGTCGTCGGCCGGGAAAACGTCATGGCCGGCACGGACTGCGGGCTCGGCCCGCGGGTCGGCGACGCGCAAATCGCCTGGGCCAAATTCGAGGCGATGGCCGAGGGAGCGCGCCTCGCCACGCGGGAGCTCTGGGGCCGGGCCTGACGCGGATCGATCTCCGCCTCAGCGGATCGCGAGCTTCGGCAGCACCTCCCTCGCCATGATTTCCATCGAGGCCAGGACCTTTTCCTGGGGGAGCGTGGCGAAGTTCATCATGAAGATGATGTGATCGGTGCCCGTGGACCGGATTTCCTCGATCTGCTCGATGCAGCGCCTCGGGCTGCCGACGACGACCAGCCGTTTTCCGAGCAGCTCGTCGTAGCCGCGCGGCCGCACCTGGATTCTCGCCGCCAGGTAAGGCACCATCCCCTGCCGGGCGTTCGCGTCGGCCTCCCGCTCGCTTTCGGCGGCGTGCGCATGAAAACACTGGATGACCTCGAACGCGGCCGGGTCTTCGCCCGAGGCCGCGAGGCTTTCCCGATAGAGCGAGATCTTCCGCTCGAGCTCCGCCATGTCCTTGCAACTTGCGTAGGGAATGCCGAGCACCGGGTAGCGATTGATCCCCGCCATCCGATAGGACTCGTCGCTCAAGGCCGCGAGAAACAACGGCGGCGTGGGTCGCTGTACCGGACGGACGTTCAGCGAAACGTCGTCGATCGTACGGTACCTGCCGTGAAACGAGACCCGCCCCTCGCTCCAGGCTCGTTTCACGACCTCCAGGCTTTCGAGGAGCAGCTCCCGATTGTCCTCGGTGACGCCAAATCCCTTGAGCTCCGGTGGCGTGCCCCGGCCGACGCCGAAATCGAGCCGGCCGCGGCTGAGGACGTCGACCATCGCGTATTCCTCGGCGACGAAGATCGGGTCCCGGTAAGGGAGCAGGGAGACCGCAACGCCCAGGCGGATGGTTGTCGTCGCCCTGGCTGCCGCCGCCATGAAGACCGGCGGCGCGGGAATGACCCCGGCGAAATCGAAGTGGTGCTCGCCGAACCAGAACCCCTGATACCCGAGGCGCTCGGCTCGCGTCACCTGCTCGATCATCGCGTCATAATAGTCGCCGAGATCTCTGGCCGCCTCCGGGTGGCTGTCGCCGATGATGAACATTCCGAACTTCATCGTCCCCCTGTCTACCGCGGAATCCCGCTCGGGCCCGGAACGGGCGTCCGCCCCGCAGCGTTGCTCCGCTCCCATGCGATCAGGCCCGCGCCGAGAAGCAGCCCGGCGGCGTCTGCGAGGAGCCACGCTCCCTGCCAGCTCGGCAGCACGAGCAAGAGCCCCGCGAGCGCGAACAGTCCGCGTTTCCCCCAGGCCATGGGGCCGAACAGATAGCCCGCGCACGCCACGGCGAGCAGAAACGTTCCGGCCGACGCCGCGCTGACGGCGAGCAGAATCTCGCCCGGCGCGCCCTTGAGGATCAGAGCCGGGTGCAGCGCGAACACGAACGGCACGATGTAAGCCGCGATGCCGAGTCGCATTCCGGTCCAGCCGGTCTTCCAGAAATCCGAGCCGGCGATCGCGGCGGCGGTGTAGGTCGCCAGGCAATCCGGCGGCGTGATCAGCGACAGCATGCCGAAGTAGAAGAGAAAGAGATGAGCGGCCAGCGGATCGATCCCGAGCTGAGCCAGCGCAGGCCCCACCAGAACCGCCAGCGTGATGTAGACCACCGCGGTCGGGAGCGACATCCCCAGCAGGATGCAGATGAGCGCGGTCAAGACGAGGAGCAGAAAGGCGTTGCCGCCCGAGAAGCTGACCAGGATGAGCGAGAGCTTGAAGGTCAGTCCGGACAGCTGCAGCGCGCCGATTACGAGGCCCGCCAGCGCCGTGATCGTGACGATGTCGAGGAGCGTGCGCCCGGTTCCCTCGATGCTGGAGAGGATTCCCTGAATCGACGGGCGGGTTTCCCTCTGCACGGCGCCGACCACGAAGGTCAG
Proteins encoded in this region:
- a CDS encoding ABC transporter permease yields the protein MIGRGRLLLYRLLFGLALVGAWEWCSGRIIDPFWVSSPSRVFGYLYEVVADGSIFGHLAVTLYETFTGFFIGAVSGIGLGFALGRRELLAQIVDPYVVAFNGIPRIALAPLFIIWFGIGPTSKIILVVMVVFFLTFFNTYAGVKGVDAELKNILRVMGATERQILTKIVMPAIVPWITTGLKISVPYAIVGAVVGEFIAASKGLGYLIHYNTSLFSTTGALGGILVLALVVVVCNEAINRAEAYLLRWRPSERRGGEGELY
- a CDS encoding cobalamin-independent methionine synthase II family protein — translated: MKRSIDRILTTHAGALPQPADLKQMHAARTSGQEIDERAFARRVREAVAEAVKKQIACGLDVINDGEVGKSNFSRYARERLSGFIEREAKPGERVSTIFARDLVEFESYFRSRVNRGDNVKRVFCNAPLRYVGHESLRREIEDFKAALEGQSYEEAFLPAVAPGTIEHWMKNDYYPDDESYLFAIADAMHEEYKAIVEAGFLLQIDDPDLPDGWQFMSHMSVPEYRKYAELRVDALNHGLRGIPPEKVRFHTCWGSYHGPHKHDIPLRDIVDLILKVRAGAYSIEAANPRHEHEWRVWQEVRFPEGKVLVPGVVGHATDIIEHPQAIADRLVRYAKVVGRENVMAGTDCGLGPRVGDAQIAWAKFEAMAEGARLATRELWGRA
- a CDS encoding LLM class flavin-dependent oxidoreductase encodes the protein MKFGMFIIGDSHPEAARDLGDYYDAMIEQVTRAERLGYQGFWFGEHHFDFAGVIPAPPVFMAAAARATTTIRLGVAVSLLPYRDPIFVAEEYAMVDVLSRGRLDFGVGRGTPPELKGFGVTEDNRELLLESLEVVKRAWSEGRVSFHGRYRTIDDVSLNVRPVQRPTPPLFLAALSDESYRMAGINRYPVLGIPYASCKDMAELERKISLYRESLAASGEDPAAFEVIQCFHAHAAESEREADANARQGMVPYLAARIQVRPRGYDELLGKRLVVVGSPRRCIEQIEEIRSTGTDHIIFMMNFATLPQEKVLASMEIMAREVLPKLAIR